Proteins encoded by one window of Superficieibacter sp. HKU1:
- a CDS encoding MbtH family NRPS accessory protein, with protein MQFSNPFDNPQGQFYLLQNVHQQFSLWPQHCALPDGWNVICEPQSRQACDDWLAAHWTILKPAQFAR; from the coding sequence ATGCAATTCAGTAATCCTTTCGATAATCCGCAGGGACAATTTTATCTTCTGCAAAATGTGCATCAGCAGTTCAGCCTCTGGCCGCAGCACTGTGCATTGCCGGACGGCTGGAACGTTATCTGCGAGCCGCAATCCCGGCAGGCCTGTGATGACTGGCTCGCTGCCCACTGGACCATATTAAAACCTGCGCAATTTGCCCGTTAA